The region CCATCCGCCAGCTCCCTCCCGGGCAGCCGCCGATACTTTCCCGCTCTCAACTCCAGCCCCTGCAGCGGCGGCTCCAGGTAGTCGCGTGTCGGGTCGTATTGCCAGTACTCCGGCACGCCCAGCGATCGGTACAACTCGCGCTTGCGCCCCTGGTCTTCGCGGTACGTCGTGCGCGAGGTAATCTCCAGCACGAAGTCCGGCCCCTTGGGCTCCTCCCACAGCCGGTAGATGGAACGGTCGGCGCCGGACACCCCCAGCACCACGAACACGTCCGGCGCCACTACCGCCCGCGGATTGCCCTCCTGGTAGTACAGCAGCAGGTTGCCCGACACGTACACGTCCCGGCGGCTGCGAAAGTGTTGCCGCAGCCGCTCCACGGCGTAGGTCAGCGGGGTGCGTTGGAAGTCGCTTTCCGCCATCGGCTTGCCGTCGGATGAGGGGTAGTGAGCCTTGGCGGGAGCGACCGGCGGGCTGGCCATGGGCTATCCTCCATTCCCCCACAGCATACCACGACTCAGCATCGAGCGCCCGTAGCGCGGGCCTGCACGGTGCAGAAGACGCGTTGCGGGGTGACGTTGAACAGCGGGTCCGGCTGCTCGTTGGCGCGCAGCTCGCGACGGGCGATGGGCAGTCCCGCTCCCCACCTCTGCACCAGGTCGAGAACCCGCATCGCCTCCGCCAGCAGCGGGTTGCGGTACGCCACGAAACCCGGCTGTCCGAAATTCTCCGCCGACACCTCTCCGTAAGGACCTCCCGGACTGTTGATTTCTATCCGGTCGTCGTACCAGTACACGTGAATCGGGCTGTTC is a window of Spirochaetaceae bacterium DNA encoding:
- a CDS encoding Uma2 family endonuclease encodes the protein MASPPVAPAKAHYPSSDGKPMAESDFQRTPLTYAVERLRQHFRSRRDVYVSGNLLLYYQEGNPRAVVAPDVFVVLGVSGADRSIYRLWEEPKGPDFVLEITSRTTYREDQGRKRELYRSLGVPEYWQYDPTRDYLEPPLQGLELRAGKYRRLPGRELADGTLALASGVLGLELRLTERGLRFHDPETGQDLPNLAETDEARRRESQARRRESQARQAAETRLAREAAARAAAEARVAELEALLRRERGGDSDQSDQ